GGCAAAGCCTCATTGCTACTGTTATTTTCCTCCTTTTTTACTATATGGCACCTCTAGTAACTTAGAGCACGTCTATAATGGTGGTCTCAGTTTTTTGCATGGATCCATCTCTTCTATCAGTATGAAGATTACGTGGCATGTCCCTACACTTCCTGCATGTGGTCCCTTTTTGTGCTGTCCCCTTGGTGGCGCTGTGGCAACCCTGGTCATTAATGCATGTTCTGTTTTGTTATAGTGCTTTATTGCACACTGGATACAATTTTATGCTACCTACAAATGCCTAATAATACACTAAATTGGAAACCAATAATAGTCTACTATCTTTTCCTTCTTAGAAAATctatagctcctgaagaagcactcaactgcgaaacatgtagagctcatgCAAAAATACATCTACTAACAATTACGTCGGTCATCAACTCACGTTGCTGTCCCTAGTGGACCTCTATTGGTTTTAGTAAATTTCATCCTTATTGTTTTAGCATCACAGAATTATTCTGTGATAATCcatgttttttaaatgtattttttactacATGTACTGTAATGTTGGTTCAATCACCCATGTGTCTGggattgtatcaataaaaaactattCTGTGTTAACCACTGGTGCCTAGAAATTCCATTCCTTCCTAAACAACAAACCTTTCTAAATACTATCTAGGACGTGACACCGCAGTACCTCaggacacccatagtccatcctatggttTGTGTACCTTAAATCTTTTCAAATATCCAACAGAGTAATTtaaagtctcatcttagagaatatATGTTCTGATCACTTCCAGACCAACATATATCCATGCAGAGAATACATGGGGGTATATTCTTTCCACTTCTAGATCTGTGCCATGTTTCTCAGTGACAAGACCACCCGAATGCCAGCTTGACTGCCTCAAAtgctggtctcacactggagggagtggttcttccaggtcaaccaaatgtttccctgaatgaatacttccccaagtctaattaccatcaataaatacttccttatgtatgtaagcAATTTATCCTTTCAGGATAAACACACCTAGGCAATCTTGGACAAGATTAACACATCcaagggtcttcagctgtccctttgatctgtgtttggcCACGAACCCTTTTGTCAGCAAACAACTTTTGATgagtaaccttgaatgcctgtatgtaacacatAAATACCATGCCATACATATAACTAGAGGTCGACTGATATATCGGCTGGCTGATATATCGGAcgatatttggcgttttttaattaatcggcatcggccgatttgtgctGTAAAAAAGCCGATTTTAAACTTCAGCAgcgcgacttgcaaaaagcttctgtaatagaagtcaatgtaagtTGCCTGAAGTTTGCCGTAGAACACTTCTCTCTCCTGGgaagcctgccaagttttgagaaaagatatacaatgttgctacttatcaatgaactgaactctgtgtaggagagttctcagtttaaccatttaaaggctaaatcttttttgacacttgttgcttacaagtaaaaatcctgtattttctgctagaaaatcactaggaacccccaaacattatatatttttttttttagcagagaccctaggaaataaaataacgattgctgcaatatttaatgttacacggtatttgcacagcggtctttcaaacacattttttttgggagaaaatatgctttaacaaataaaaaaaaaaaactaaacagtaaagttagcccatattttattttttcgtccaaaagttttcattacctgtttttgtgtattacattatatatatatatatatatatatatatatatatatatataaaatgtaatacacaaaagCAGGTAATGAACATTTttggacgggaaaaaaaaaaagcgcctgaaaaatcggcctaacatatcggcccaaaaaaatcggcatcataaatcggctatcggccgccgcgatttctaaatatcggcatcggccagagaaaaacccatatcggtcgacctctacatataacacaatattttaaatacctacacatatatattaatattacaacagaaGGTCCTACATATTCTTATGTTAATGTGTAGTCTACCTTCTGAGCTTGAAGCCGGCAAGCCTGACCTGCAATAAGACATCCAAGTCATCCAGGTGACTAATTAAGGACCCTCTGTGATGGGATTGTCCATGAGTCAGCTGTACCTCATTAGctaaaccattgtgtgatgttttgggtaaatATTTGGGTCGTTGTTAATGTGGTTAGTGACCTCCTTCTCCACTGGTTCCAGAGCTTGGGAAGCAGCTTCTTGGCTGAGATACCCAGTCATGGTGTCCGGAGTCCGTCCGGTTCTATCTCACCTCTaagttaagacttttttttttttttttttgagggtctCTTACCCTTCATAACCTAACTTAATTTAATGCCCATAATGACTGTCCAGTCTTATCTCTTCTCTACTTGTGCCTATACACTCTTGCCTCTAAACTACTTTATCTAGCAGATGTGTACTACATATACCTGTAACTGTAAACGATCCGATGGACAGTAAACAGTGACAACATAACATATAACCACCAATCAATAGtttgattaaaggggttgcaaaggttcattttttttttctaactcggttactttaagctagtgcattgttgattcacttaccttttccttcgatttccattctaaatattttttttctttgtctgaatttctcacttcctgttcctcctgtcttgttcagtaagctgttctaaatgactttccaccgctcggatgatggtggaaatcttactgagaaattcaaacaaagaaaaaaaacatttagaagggaaatcgaaggaaaaggtaagtgaaccaacaatgcactagcttaaaggaaccaatttagaaaataaaagacgaacctttacaactcctttaaggccgcatacacacgaccggtccatccgatgagaatggtccgacggaccgttttcattggttcaccgctgaagcggcccgatggtctgatgtgcgcacacaccatcagttcaaaatccgttcgggtcagaacgcggtgacgtaaaacacaacgacgtgctgaaaaaaacgaagttcaatgcttccaagcatgcgtcgacttgattctgagcatgcgtgggttttgaaccaatgcttttgtgtactaaccatcggtttggacctatcggtcagcgatccatcggttcgattttaaagcaagttctctaacttttgtccgaaggacaaaagaccgttGGGGCGCACACACggatggtttggaccgatgaaactgaacttcggtccgttttcatcggtttgaacCGATCGTTTGGGAGTAAAATAGGTACCCTTTGTCCCAAAATTGTCTTACCAATTAAAGTCTGATAACTCAAATGTAACCAAAAAGCTTACCTCAGCCGGCTGAGTATCAGAAATTCCCGGATCGTCTCAAGCTCCTCGTTTTGGATTCTCAAGGTCACCTGTAAATCACCTCCTAGGCAAAACTCGGCATCTGATATGGAATTTTATTGATAGCCAACTGCTATCCTCATAGTTATTAgtggttttaaataaataataactattttagtagggaacagacacaaaagatacactctgcttctttccaaataactgttctgcTTTATTATGTAGCAATTGAAagtttttatacacatgattactTAGGTATCACATTATTATTACAATTGTACTTGTATGGTAACATGGGGTGTAACATAGGTGGGCTAATTCTAATCAAAActcgaaagaatgcaaacatgtaatgaaaacattattagtgccgtgtgcacagtgagggcagtgtgcaatatatacaaaatagaatacaattatatacagaacttacaCATTTCCTCTACAGTAAAAACATGCTCTCAAATTacctctttttggaaagtagacactccaAGGAATTTTATAAAAAGGCATGGTCAGTATTTTGCAGATCAAATTTTTGTCACAaggttttgaaaattttaaaaaaggaaataaaaatgttcctttttttattttccacaaattgtggcaagaaaaaagatctgcaaaatactcacaacATGCCTCTTAGCAAATACCTTGGAGTGTCTTCTTTCTAAAAATACGTAATTTGAGGGAGTTTGTTCTGGCATTTCAGGGCCTCCGAAACAGTGATAATAGTCAAGAAGTGAAATAAGGAATTTAAGGTGGTAATTGGATTTTGGACAGTTGTACGTGGCCAGACTGCCAAAAAGTCTCTCACATGTTGTATCTTCACACTTTTCCAAAAATTtgcgtcaaaaaaataaaatcttccaagcactcaacatgcctctcagcatgAATGAACAAAGTATATGCTGAGGCAAAGGAGCTACCGCCCACTGACCACCCTATGCTTGTAATGCTTGAGCATATTAAaacaaacagattcctccattcacacctgTATGAGCCACCCATCCATTGTATTTtaacaacacttcatccatgtctttggtgaactCTGATCTCCTTTTGAACTCTtccttacatgatgaagatcagccatggagtatatctgaggtgtatatcagggtgtgcttcttccccacatgagagctctgatgtccagcaacattcatataaaagacatttcccacactcaaggcactaatacacctcaagggttgtgtgggatccctgatgtacaggaagacaggacttcagtgaggagcaattccctcactcaggataggaaagtggcttctcccccgtgtgagatctctgatgtctggaaagatgggacttgtctgaaaaacattttctgcactcaaaacaggaatacggcttctcccccgtgtgagttctctgatgagtgtaaagatgggacttcactgaaaaacatttcccgcactcaggacaggaatacggcttctctcctgtgtgagatctctgatgtgtgtaaagattggacttgtgtgaaaaacatttcctgcactcaggacaggaatacggcttctcccccgtgtgacatctctgatgtgtgtaaagattgaacttctctgaaaaacatttcccacattcagggcaggaatgcggcttctcccccgcatgagatctccgatgtgtgtaaagattggacttccctgaaaaacatttcccgcactcaggacaaggatacggcttctcccccgtgtgagatctccgatgtgtggaaagattgtacttatttgaaaaacatttcccgcactcaggacaggaatgcggcttctccccggtgtgagatctctgatgtgtgtaaagatgggacttacgcaaaaaacatttcccacactcaggacaggaatgtggcttctcccctgtgtgagatctctgatgtgtggaaagattggacttacgcaaaaaacatttcccacactcaagacaagaatacggcttctgccccgtgtgagatctctgatgtgtgtctagactggacttctgtgaaaaacatttcccgcactcaggacaggaatatggcttctctcctgtgtgagatcttataTGCACATTAAGACCATATTTAGaatggaaacacttcccgcactcagtacaggaaaacctcttctctgttggaaggacggcaccgtccctcacagtctgaggttcctcaggataagaggaatacgatggtccggcaccgtcccgcacattctgaggttcctcaggataagaggaatacgatggtccatctacactgtgtggtgccggatggacatttgaggtaatcaggttttctcctggactatactgtgtgatgtcctcatcttctactttacagtctggagacaaagtgagactattctctgaggttttcctcaaatcccgtccatctactaaaatagaaataaaaagattattactagacatgagcagattgcttcccctaaaccaggactccgcccacatcaggcagctttgtctctgaggatcttacaattcccacctcaaggtaactagtaactgggtcctctgatctcctaccagataatttctttattcatggaccttaatCAGAAagcgagaactgtcttttataggagtgacagtgatgaggggattataggatgagtgtccccaccccctctatcactcattgccatctttccAACACAAGAAgtactgcacttccttatttagtccatgatttagtcataaataacagcggggctgagccccaccagaggtcagagagtgaggccttgtacacacgaccgaacatgtccgctgaaactggtctgtcggaccagtttccgcggacatgttcggtcgtgtgtagggccgaccggacagtttcccggcctagtggacaggtttccagcggacaaaagtgattcgacgcatgcatggaagcattgaacttcctggtgcgcgcacgtcgccgccacgtcaccgcgtattctgtccgcggggaatttggtctgatggtgtgtacacacatcagaccaaatgatcccagcggacatgtccgatgaaaacggtctgcggacggttttcatcggacatgttgggtggtgtgtacgaggcctcaggatgAGGGAGAACAACTAAGATGAAGATTGAGGTGATcttgaagaccaccatcattgggttattgactcctccctcattatcactttctcttTAAGGTTCCAAAGTGTGAGGATCTTATCTtattattatcaacatgtaaagcctcatacacatgatccaattgttggcaggggattgtctgttgatagACTGTTGTCATAAAATCTGACCATTAgtatgctccttttgacaattgttgtccaactttcggctaacatagagtatatagtgcattgGTTAGGGTATGTAATGtataatataaattatacagtgtaagggtcaggactcataatattggtattcagtaatcagtggaatcTTAAaagtttacatgagacaagttgaagaggtcccacaccgctgcctcccatctatTGAGATTGTACTAAATGACTTGGGTCTGAAACTATAAAGATATATTCCTCTGCCCGGCACAACCATCAAACAATAAAACAAGTAATCCTGGGAGAATTGTTATGTCAGAGATCATGCTATACCTGGGCATTGGGCAGAAGACACAAAGCACATGCCCAAGGTGCCTAGGTAGAGCAacatctatggtgaaaatcaacaaataaaccccagaatttccataaatccagtctagatccatatattgtgtctgcagcacagagaaggaacatTATCACCCAGTCcttgccctactctggaccaatcagtgagcagtatgggtggaggaatggatttagtgttaatgacccactgTTCGATATAATCTTTCAGGGGCTAAACAAAGTACAAGCAGACAGTCTGGTGTTTCTCTGTGGAAAACTGCTTCAGGAACAGGAACTCTTTTATTacttataaggccccatacacaccatagaatctatccgcagataaatcccatcaaatgggtttctgcggatagattctatggtgtgtacactccgtcggatatttatccgaggataaatctcccctgggatggatttccagcagatggatatttgctgacatgctcaacaaatccatctgctggaatccattccaacggatggatccgctcgtctgtacagacttaccggatccatccgtccaaagggattccccgcacgcgtcgtaatgatttgacgcatgcgtggaattccttatatgacagcgtcgcgcccgtcgccgcgtcataatagcggcgacggcgcgacacgtcatcggcagaggatttcagcgcggatttcaatgcgatggtgtgtacacgccatcgcatagaaatcttctgaaatcctcgagaggatttatccgcggatacggtccgctggaccgtatctgcggataaatcctctcgtgtgtatggggcctaaggcatagacaaaacatgaactcacaaacgtaacactgccatctagtgatcatacAATGTAATAGGCATTGACATATAATGGTTGGTGCTCATTAAATACAAACCTTGTATGCTaacacccccactcaacaactactatctatgtCAATCCCATTTCTGATCTAAGGTTAACAAATCTGTTTCTAGCTAGTGGCTTTGTCAAAGCATCAATCATTTTTTCCGACTCACAATACACAAGTTCAATCACTTTTTGATCAACTAAGTCATGAATGTAATGATGTCTGACATCGATGTGCTTGGTTCTTCCATTAATCTTCTCACTTGTTGCAAGCTTAATGCAACCCTGATTGTCTTCAAATAAGACGGTAGGTTCTGATGTTGCTTCTCCAAGATCCTTGAGTAATTGCTGTAACCACACAACTTCTTGACTGGCATAAGCTGCAGATATGTATTCGGCTTCTGTAGAGGACAATGCCACTGACATCTGTTTCTTGCTGAGCCATGAAATAGGACTGTCTCCCAATTTTAATAAGTAACCACTTGTGGATTTGCGTGTGCTGTGATCACCTGCCCAATCGGAGTCCACATATCCCACGAGGTTTAAATCACCACTTGCTGACAGTTTCAAATTTAAGTCTTTTGTCTGTTTCAGATATCTCATAACTCTTTTGATCGCATTCCAGTCTCTTCGACGTGGTTTATCAACTCGCCTGCAAAGAAGAGACATGCTGGCTGCAATGTCTGGACGTGTAGTGGTTGCAATGTAGAGAAGTGCCCCCACTGCTTGTCTGTATTGTTCATTGGATGTGAGAAGATCATATTCTCCTTCTAACTTTGGATAGGCTGTATCCATAGGTGTGCTTGCTCCTTTCGCCTCTGTCATGTTGAATTGCTGAAGAATAGATTCAATTTTTGCACTCTGATTCAACAGGAAACTTCCATCTTTCTCACGCTGGATGTCAATTCCAAGATAATATGTCACTTCACCTAGGTCTTTAGTTTCAAAGTGCTCGTTGAGTACTCCTGTTAACTTTGCAATTTCATTGTTGTTTTTGTGAGCAATGATCAGGTCATCTACATAAATTAGCAGATACATCCACTCAGTGTCTACTTGTTTAGCATATAGGCACGGATCAGCTTTGCTTCTTGTAAATCCTTCATTTAGTAGAACTTGATTAATCTTCAGGTTCCATGCTCGAGCTGATTGTTTAAGGCCATAAAGAGATTTATTCAACTTGCAGACAAGATGCTCTTGTCCCCTTTTCAAATATCCTTCTGGCTGTGACATGTAAATTTCTTCTTCAATATCACCATTAAGAAAAGCTGTCTTAATATCGTGATGTTTCACAATCATTGTACGCATGGCAGCCACTGTCATTAGTGAAAAGTACTTTGTTTAGCAACTGGAGCAAAAGTAGCATCATAGTCCTCACCGAACTTCTGtgagtaacctttagcaaccagccTTGCCTTGTACCGACAGACTTTCCCTTCAGAGTTACATTTGGTTTTAAAAACCCATTTACATCCTATGGCATGTTTACCTTGAGGTAGCTCTGAAAGTGTCCATGTCTGGAGATCTTTGAGTGATGTCATTTCTTCATCAGCGGCTTTATTCCATACATGTTTCTCATGCATTGGCAGTTTCTGCATCTCTTTCCATGAACCTGGTTCAGTTTGAACAGCTCTGCGAGCTATGTAAGATAAACGTTCAGCTGGAAGACCTTTATTGATTCTGGTTGATTTTCTGACTGAAGGTATTTCTGGTTCAGATTCAGGTTTTGATTCTTCTGCAGTAAGTTCTATTTCTGTATCACTTTCCTTATTTTCTTGAGTGACTGATGTTGATTCTTTCTCAGTTTGAATAGTTTGTGTCTGTTGTTCAAACTTTGAGCACAAAGAAGTTTCATCAATAATCACACTTCTGCTGACTGTTACCTTGTTCGTGTCTTGATGTAAAATCCTGTATCCTTTTTGAGATTCACTGTACCCCACAAGTACACCTTCTTTTGCACATGCATCCCATTTTGTACGTTTTTCTTTTGGAATGTGTACATAAGCTTTACTTCCAAAAATTCTGATGTGTCTTAAATCTGGTTTCCTTTTGTTCCACAGTTCATATGGAGTTTTTGTTGTTGCTTTTCCCGGCAAGCGATTTTGAAGATAACATGCAGTTGTGATAGCTTCTCCCCAGTATGTAGTTGGCATATCAGCATCAAATAGCATGCTCCTCCCACTTTCACACAGTGTGCGGTTAATTCTCTCTGCAACTCCATTTTGCTCCGGGTTATATGGAACTGTTGTCTGGAACATAATTCCATGCTTCCTGAGAATGGCTTGTTTTACCACTTGTATATTCTGAGCCATTATCTGTTTGTAGTACTCTGGGCATTCCGCCAAAAATATTATTTACTTGAGCGAGATACTCTTCTAATTTCTCTGGCACTTCATCCTTATTGTGAAGTAGAAATACTGTGGTATATCTGGAGTAATCATCAATGAAGGTCAGGAagtattttttctttcctggagtcATAGTTTTCATTGGACCACAAAGATCTGAATGTATTAAGTCCAGAGGTTTTTGAGCTTTGCTGTTGGTCTGCTTAGGAAAAGGTGTCCTTGCCATTTTTCCTTTAATACAGCTGGTACAAATCATTATGTGATCACATGGATTAATCTTAATACCATTCGCATAGTTATTCTcaactattttctttattgtatcaGAATTTCTGTGCCCCAATCGTCTGTGCCAAGTGTGGATGCAGTTTGAATGTTTATCCTCTTTGGCTATTTTAACCATTTCACTGCAGTTCAACTGATATAGTTCATCTATGATTTTAGCCTTTGCAAGCAAGCAATCCCCTTTTGTTATGACACAACTGTCACCCTGAAATGTGACTACATTGCCTTGGTTAGTGAGTTTCTTTACTGACAAAAGGTTGCTTTCAAGATCTGGCACATACAGAACATTCCTCATATGGATCTTTTTAGTGATATCTGGAGAGATAGGACAGTATAGAAAGCCATCTCCTATTCCCACTGATTTCATGAATTGTCCATTAGCTGTAGTTATCCCTTCTGTTTTGCTTTCATCAAGCTGAGCGAAGAAACTTCGGtcatttgtcatgtgacttgtagcACCTGAGTCCACACACCATGCTTGCACAGaggtgacaccatttttggatCCGAATGCATACTCCTTTGTTTCTATGACATTCTTAGCTTGTTGCAATGCACTTTGTTTTTGCATTCTAGCTTTCCAGATTCTACAATCTGCTTTTAGGTGTCCTGGTTTCTTGCACACAAAGCATTCCCGCTTTTCTAGCTGCACGttactgtgtttatttttgtatttcgtcTTTAAAGCCGTCTCTGAACACACACTCACATTACTCATGCTTTCAGTTTTGCGCTTGTATTCATCCACAAGCTTGCCTTTAACATATTCTAGTGTTAGATCAACATCTGGACGTGCATCTAGTGCTGTTACAAGTGTCTCATAACTTTCAGGAAGTCCACTTAATAATAACGCTGCAACATGGaaatcttttatctcttctccaaTCCCTCGCAGTCTCTCCACCATCTCTAAGGTCTGTCTTATATAGTCCTGCATGTCCTGGTCTTTCTGTAGCTTAGTCTGATAGAGCTTTCTGATTAAATACAGTTTATTGCTGAGATTAACTCTTTCATGTGCTTTCTGTAACTCTTCCCACATGTCTTTTGCAGTCTGACAGTTACATATATGTATGATTTGATCATTGTCTATGCACAGGGAGATTGTGCTCTGCGCCTTCTGATCTCTGTCTAACCACTCCTCTGTGGGCTGTGCAGGTCTTTGTTCATTTATACATTTCCACGTACCTTCTCTTATAAGCAGCATTTTCATCTTGAATTTCCaagattggtagttctgattcgtCAGATTTGCAATGGAGAACTTTGCTGAGGGGATGGCAGCAGCCATTTCTGCTGTTTGTCTTTCTGTTGCTGTCTCCTGCACTCAATTGCTTTAGCTCACTGTATCTGGCTATATCCAGGGGTAATCTGTATTATATCCTGGGCTTCTGTAACAtgtcctgggcccataacctgttaGATATAATCTTTCAGGGGCTAAACAAAGTACAAGCAGACAGTCTGGTGTTTCTCTGTGGAAAACTGCTTCAGGAACAGGAACTCTTTTATTACTTATAAGGCATAGACAAAACATGAACTCACAAacgtaacactgccatctagtgatcatacAATGTAATAGGCATTGACATATAATGGTTGGTGCTCATTAAATACAAACCTTGTATGCTAacacccacctgtgctgatctctgtaggagtgtcctcctttataaatgtccccgttattccatcctcctccatagactgctgatcatccctcacatacctctcttcttcttcttcttctgctttcacctcaaattctgaatcaattggatctccactctaaaccaagagaatgagagagaatatcatccgTAAACAATAGgaattattattgtgacatcacatataAAATCCACACATCTCTATAAGTGTGTTTTATAATCTCCGTCCTACCAACCTTATaacagtgagggatggtgtgaccttcctgtgtggaatcccgggaatacagaggacggggacatctctctggtgggttcctggtattaggtggctccatcatatccatgTGTtgttctgaaaactcctccatcactccatactcctcatcctcctctttatactcttctttaacatcaatattatcatcccaaaggtttccactctgaaagatataataaaacattcaatgtaacaaacatgctgtgtattagagctgcacgattaatcgtcaagaatcgttatcgcgatctttttcccattgcaattcttgacacagggtttcacgatctttggcatgaaaataattttctctctgcactttggtatgcaaagaatttcctctctgctctcagccaaaagtaagtctgggcaatctgccaagtctgggcagcctgccaagttttgaaaacattctttatcagtggaaagttaagtctaaacattgtatcacatcaaaggaataaacttctgtatgtaaattagaaaCGTTTatccacttaaacaccaaacctttttctgacagctcttttcaagttaaaatcattatttgttttttgctagaaaattacttagaacccccaaacattatatatttttttagtagagaccctagagaataaaatggcggttgttgcaatattttatgttgcactgtatttgcgcagcagtcttctt
The sequence above is drawn from the Rana temporaria chromosome 4, aRanTem1.1, whole genome shotgun sequence genome and encodes:
- the LOC120935230 gene encoding gastrula zinc finger protein XlCGF17.1-like; protein product: MPSQTVRDGAVLPTEKRFSCTECGKCFHSKYGLNVHIRSHTGEKPYSCPECGKCFSQKSSLDTHQRSHTGQKPYSCLECGKCFLRKSNLSTHQRSHTGEKPHSCPECGKCFLRKSHLYTHQRSHTGEKPHSCPECGKCFSNKYNLSTHRRSHTGEKPYPCPECGKCFSGKSNLYTHRRSHAGEKPHSCPECGKCFSEKFNLYTHQRCHTGEKPYSCPECRKCFSHKSNLYTHQRSHTGEKPYSCPECGKCFSVKSHLYTHQRTHTGEKPYSCFECRKCFSDKSHLSRHQRSHTGEKP